A window from Planococcus maritimus encodes these proteins:
- the hrcA gene encoding heat-inducible transcriptional repressor HrcA, with protein sequence MLTERQLLILKVTVDDYIQSAQPVGSNQLAKKPGITSSSATIRNELAELEGQGYLEKTHTSSGRIPSQKGYRYYVDHLLTPNPVPQQDIVQLRSVFEEKVNETEEIIKRSAGILSELTNYTSILLGPDIRRHIVKKLSIVPLSPGMAVAIIVTDSGHVENRVFSIPLDMDPSDIEKMVNILNERLIGVSLHDLHRRLEQETLALLRQHIERYGELFRTFKQALLLPRSDNVYYGGKLNILKQPDFHDIQKIRELMDVMEEGKHIPEILPIGAQGLQIRIGSENALAAMEDCSVITVSYDIGDEQTGSIAIVGPKRMDYRRIVSLLDYVSSDLSKELTRLFQGK encoded by the coding sequence ATGTTAACAGAACGGCAGCTGCTCATTTTGAAAGTGACAGTCGATGATTATATCCAATCAGCGCAGCCGGTAGGATCGAACCAATTAGCTAAAAAGCCAGGGATCACTTCCAGTTCGGCAACCATTCGCAATGAATTGGCTGAACTCGAAGGCCAAGGCTACCTCGAAAAGACTCACACATCCTCAGGCCGGATTCCGTCTCAAAAAGGATACCGCTATTATGTGGACCATTTGCTGACGCCGAATCCAGTGCCGCAACAGGACATTGTCCAGCTTCGTTCGGTTTTTGAGGAAAAAGTGAACGAAACCGAGGAAATCATCAAACGTTCGGCTGGTATCCTGTCTGAATTGACAAATTATACGTCGATTCTGTTAGGGCCGGATATTCGAAGGCATATCGTCAAGAAATTGTCGATCGTTCCTTTGTCTCCAGGAATGGCTGTGGCAATTATTGTCACCGATTCGGGCCACGTGGAAAATCGGGTATTTTCCATCCCTTTGGATATGGACCCATCCGATATCGAAAAGATGGTCAATATCTTGAACGAGCGGCTCATTGGCGTCTCGCTTCATGATTTGCATAGACGCCTCGAGCAGGAAACGCTGGCACTCTTGCGACAGCATATCGAGCGCTACGGAGAATTGTTCCGGACGTTCAAGCAAGCTTTACTGCTTCCACGCTCGGATAATGTGTATTATGGCGGTAAGCTGAATATTTTGAAGCAGCCGGATTTCCATGATATCCAAAAAATCCGGGAGCTAATGGACGTAATGGAAGAAGGAAAGCACATTCCTGAAATCCTGCCGATCGGTGCACAAGGTCTTCAAATTCGCATCGGTTCCGAAAACGCGCTGGCCGCCATGGAAGATTGCTCGGTCATCACGGTATCTTATGATATCGGAGACGAGCAAACAGGCTCTATCGCGATCGTTGGACCGAAAAGAATGGATTACCGCCGAATCGTCTCTCTGCTGGATTATGTCAGCAGCGATTTATCGAAAGAGCTGACACGGCTGTTTCAAGGAAAGTGA
- a CDS encoding DNA internalization-related competence protein ComEC/Rec2, which translates to MAIAVAIAAQAAHGSANQLLLMVLLFCWMIYKRARLSWLAIVLGISMISYLTMDARIVEGPLLAGNYEGVLTFDEISIDGDRLSGFAADTTGRVIYASYRIRSIEEQQSLLALGPSAALYVSGEFQEPRMPAHSYAFDMMRYLKRHNASGMLEVGSISSAQSSTGVRARLAKQRSNLIEHIDKTFPVSLAVEAQALLLGERSSMDAEQTRIQRTLGITHLFAISGLHVGIVTAMMYFILLRLRVRKENATVLLLLVLPLYAMLAGAAPSVMRACAMVMMVLGARLIGHHVSAVQALSASFILFLWLDPGLLHEIGFQLSFGASFGIIASLKLMEGASVIKSGLIVTAVSQLCLYPLLLLHFYEISLSSFLVNVLYVPLFTLLILPANFILLAASFVPIGVDVLLFSFYEPLRSWIERLTVFLAGLPHQVWTPGRPSVVWLLFMLVSVLVFFIQAEKCFRPRLLCILLIPAMLFTAKPYLDPRLHVSFIDVGQGDSALIELPFRKGVYLIDAGGVLRFDSQPFQEKSRPFEVGRQTVVPYLKGRGISNIDLFILSHPDADHAEGADEVFEELAVEHLHITPGSEANALMLELAPAATEARVELPKSGSYWEVGETQFTYLSPEDDRYEGNDDSLVLLMEHQGQGFVFTGDLEAEGEAGVVERYGDKLADAAVLKVGHHGSKTSSSRLFLEALRPEISVVSAGIDNRYGHPSPEVTERFDELGLPLWSTAEHGTVHILVEAGRISIDGSRK; encoded by the coding sequence GTGGCAATTGCTGTAGCGATTGCGGCACAAGCAGCACATGGCTCAGCTAATCAGCTTTTGCTCATGGTGCTGCTTTTTTGCTGGATGATTTACAAAAGAGCGCGTCTCAGTTGGCTGGCCATCGTATTGGGCATATCCATGATTTCCTATCTGACGATGGACGCCCGTATTGTCGAAGGCCCGCTTTTAGCCGGAAACTATGAAGGTGTACTTACATTTGATGAAATCTCAATTGACGGGGACCGCTTGTCTGGTTTTGCGGCGGATACCACAGGCCGAGTAATATACGCCAGTTACCGGATCCGTTCTATTGAAGAACAGCAAAGTTTACTAGCGCTTGGACCCTCAGCGGCACTTTATGTGTCGGGCGAATTCCAAGAACCGAGAATGCCGGCACATAGCTACGCATTCGACATGATGCGGTATTTAAAGCGCCATAACGCTTCCGGCATGCTCGAGGTGGGATCCATCTCCTCCGCGCAATCAAGCACGGGGGTTCGTGCCCGTTTGGCCAAGCAGCGCAGCAATTTGATTGAGCATATCGACAAAACCTTTCCGGTCTCCTTAGCAGTCGAAGCCCAAGCGCTGCTGCTCGGTGAACGGAGCAGTATGGATGCCGAACAAACCAGGATCCAGCGAACGCTTGGCATCACCCATTTATTTGCGATATCCGGCCTGCATGTTGGCATTGTTACGGCCATGATGTATTTCATTCTGCTGCGCTTGAGGGTCAGGAAAGAAAATGCGACCGTCTTATTATTGCTTGTGCTGCCGTTGTATGCCATGTTGGCAGGAGCTGCCCCGTCGGTTATGAGGGCTTGTGCGATGGTGATGATGGTGCTTGGGGCGAGGCTGATCGGACATCATGTGTCAGCCGTCCAAGCCTTATCAGCAAGTTTTATCTTGTTTTTGTGGCTCGACCCTGGCTTATTGCATGAGATTGGCTTTCAATTATCTTTTGGGGCGAGTTTTGGGATCATTGCTTCCCTTAAATTAATGGAAGGCGCTTCTGTTATCAAAAGCGGCTTGATCGTCACTGCAGTTTCTCAGCTTTGCTTGTATCCTCTGTTATTGCTCCACTTTTATGAAATCTCTTTATCCTCCTTTTTGGTGAATGTGCTCTATGTTCCCTTATTTACATTGTTGATTTTGCCGGCAAATTTCATTTTACTGGCTGCAAGCTTCGTGCCAATTGGAGTCGATGTCCTCCTGTTTTCATTTTATGAGCCGCTGCGCAGCTGGATCGAACGATTGACCGTTTTTTTAGCGGGCTTGCCTCATCAAGTGTGGACACCGGGAAGGCCGTCTGTCGTTTGGCTTTTGTTCATGCTTGTGAGCGTGTTGGTGTTTTTTATTCAGGCGGAAAAATGCTTCCGCCCGCGTTTATTGTGCATTTTGCTCATTCCAGCGATGTTGTTTACAGCAAAGCCGTATCTGGACCCTCGGCTCCATGTCAGTTTTATTGATGTCGGGCAAGGCGATAGCGCATTGATTGAGCTGCCTTTTCGTAAAGGGGTGTATTTAATCGACGCCGGGGGAGTGTTGCGTTTTGATAGTCAGCCATTCCAAGAAAAAAGCCGGCCGTTTGAAGTGGGGCGTCAAACGGTCGTGCCGTATTTGAAAGGGCGAGGCATCTCCAATATCGACCTTTTTATCTTGAGCCATCCGGATGCAGATCATGCTGAAGGAGCAGACGAGGTGTTTGAAGAATTGGCTGTAGAACATTTGCATATTACGCCTGGTTCCGAAGCAAACGCATTGATGCTAGAACTTGCACCTGCCGCTACCGAGGCCCGTGTGGAACTGCCGAAGAGTGGTTCGTATTGGGAGGTGGGTGAAACGCAATTCACTTATTTATCGCCGGAAGATGATCGTTATGAAGGCAATGATGATTCACTGGTGTTGCTGATGGAGCATCAGGGGCAAGGGTTTGTCTTTACGGGAGATCTTGAAGCTGAAGGAGAAGCTGGTGTGGTTGAACGGTACGGAGACAAATTAGCAGATGCCGCGGTCTTGAAAGTCGGGCATCATGGCAGCAAAACCTCAAGCTCGCGGCTTTTTTTGGAAGCCTTACGTCCCGAAATTTCGGTCGTTTCTGCGGGAATCGATAACCGTTATGGGCATCCAAGCCCCGAAGTAACTGAACGGTTTGATGAACTCGGCTTGCCGCTATGGTCTACGGCTGAACATGGCACCGTCCACATACTGGTCGAAGCTGGACGCATCTCTATTGACGGCAGCCGAAAATAA
- the yqeK gene encoding bis(5'-nucleosyl)-tetraphosphatase (symmetrical) YqeK, translating to MDPSLMLQKVKERLPEKRYNHVLGVMNTAVALAKVYGVSEEQARIAAILHDVAKYADRDWMRSIIEKENMDPLLLDYHHELWHAPVGAYLAAYEFGVADQEILDAIRYHTTGRAAMTDLEKIVYIADMIEPSRKFPGVERLRAMKNDGLNQLMEASIRQSIEFLTSKNQPVYPDSLKCLKHFEQQKGNVKND from the coding sequence ATGGATCCGAGCCTGATGCTCCAAAAAGTCAAAGAACGTCTACCTGAAAAACGCTATAACCATGTGCTAGGCGTGATGAATACTGCGGTGGCACTCGCTAAAGTGTATGGCGTGTCCGAAGAGCAAGCCCGCATTGCTGCAATTCTTCACGATGTGGCGAAGTATGCGGATCGCGACTGGATGCGCAGCATTATTGAAAAGGAAAACATGGATCCTTTATTGCTCGACTATCACCATGAATTATGGCATGCTCCAGTCGGTGCGTACTTAGCTGCTTATGAATTTGGCGTCGCCGATCAAGAAATTCTTGATGCGATCCGCTATCACACAACCGGTCGTGCTGCCATGACCGATCTTGAGAAGATCGTCTACATTGCAGATATGATCGAACCAAGCCGCAAGTTTCCAGGAGTCGAGCGCTTGAGAGCCATGAAAAATGATGGCCTTAATCAGTTGATGGAAGCGTCAATCCGGCAATCGATCGAATTTCTCACCTCAAAAAATCAGCCGGTTTATCCGGATTCCTTGAAATGCCTAAAGCATTTTGAGCAACAGAAAGGGAACGTGAAGAATGACTAA
- the rsfS gene encoding ribosome silencing factor, with protein sequence MTKETLLQVAYQAAEDKKAEDIVVLNMEGISLLADYFLICSANSDRQVQSIARELMDKAGEAGYEVKSVEGFDAARWVLVDLGDVVAHVFHRDERSYYNLERLWRDAPQLEV encoded by the coding sequence ATGACTAAAGAGACATTATTGCAAGTGGCGTACCAAGCCGCAGAAGACAAAAAAGCTGAAGATATCGTGGTATTGAATATGGAGGGAATTTCGCTATTGGCGGATTATTTCCTCATCTGCAGCGCAAACTCAGACCGCCAAGTGCAGTCGATTGCGCGTGAATTGATGGACAAAGCAGGAGAAGCCGGCTATGAAGTCAAAAGTGTCGAAGGCTTCGACGCAGCGCGCTGGGTCTTGGTTGACCTTGGCGATGTCGTAGCACATGTCTTCCATCGCGACGAGCGCTCATACTACAACCTAGAGCGTCTATGGCGCGACGCCCCGCAGCTCGAAGTATGA
- a CDS encoding ComE operon protein 2, translating to MKRITWDQFFMAQSHLLALRSTCTRLAVGATIVRDRRIMAGGYNGSISGGDHCIDKGCYVVDNHCVRTIHAEMNALLQCAKYGVSVSGADMYVSHFPCLQCTKSIIQAGISRLYYAADYKNHEYAIELLEQANVEVIQVVFDERTIDFLSVEKTALYMELIEQLGAKGASEEELAHYKERVKELFGELLI from the coding sequence ATGAAGCGAATAACGTGGGATCAATTTTTTATGGCTCAAAGCCATCTTTTAGCGCTAAGAAGCACGTGTACTCGATTGGCTGTCGGAGCCACTATCGTCCGTGACCGACGCATCATGGCGGGGGGCTATAATGGTTCAATTTCTGGTGGGGACCATTGCATTGATAAAGGCTGTTACGTCGTCGACAATCATTGTGTACGGACGATTCATGCAGAAATGAATGCGTTGTTGCAATGTGCGAAATACGGTGTCAGCGTTAGCGGAGCCGATATGTATGTCAGTCATTTCCCTTGTCTTCAGTGCACCAAATCCATTATCCAAGCAGGGATTTCGCGCCTTTATTACGCGGCCGATTACAAAAATCATGAATACGCTATCGAATTGCTGGAACAGGCAAATGTTGAAGTAATTCAAGTTGTGTTTGATGAACGCACAATCGATTTTCTAAGCGTCGAAAAAACGGCACTGTATATGGAATTGATCGAACAGCTTGGCGCAAAAGGGGCGAGCGAGGAAGAATTGGCCCATTATAAAGAACGGGTGAAGGAATTATTCGGAGAACTTCTCATTTAA
- the rpsT gene encoding 30S ribosomal protein S20, whose translation MPNIKSAIKRVRTTDKKNAQNSSVKTAMRSSVKKADNAVANNEENKGDSLKAAIKQVEKAASKGLIHKNTAARRKSSLMKKA comes from the coding sequence ATGCCAAACATTAAATCTGCAATCAAACGTGTTCGCACGACTGATAAGAAAAATGCTCAGAACTCATCTGTTAAAACTGCAATGCGTTCTTCTGTAAAAAAGGCTGACAACGCTGTAGCTAATAATGAAGAAAACAAAGGGGATTCCCTTAAAGCAGCAATCAAACAAGTTGAGAAAGCAGCTTCTAAAGGTTTGATCCACAAAAACACTGCTGCCCGTAGAAAATCAAGCCTCATGAAAAAAGCGTAA
- a CDS encoding YqzM family protein: protein MNEFEQNVQSKRNDAIDAGMGFVVSFGFFALIFIIAGVVQFVAR from the coding sequence ATGAATGAATTTGAACAGAACGTTCAGTCCAAACGCAACGATGCCATCGATGCAGGGATGGGCTTCGTCGTTTCCTTTGGTTTCTTCGCACTTATTTTCATCATCGCTGGCGTCGTGCAATTCGTAGCCCGCTGA
- a CDS encoding class I SAM-dependent methyltransferase yields MNYGRFAAVYDDLMEDIPYEQYVEWIAETMRSGSVLDLACGTGVLSELMAELGYEVTASDLSADMLTVAQNRFKESELDIPVLQLSMDNLEGLEGFDAVTIAIDSLNYLATEAQVTKTFDQVYAALKPGDISFLMSTRYLKLMRFS; encoded by the coding sequence ATGAACTACGGACGTTTTGCGGCAGTTTATGACGATTTGATGGAAGACATTCCATACGAGCAATATGTGGAATGGATTGCTGAAACGATGCGATCTGGATCGGTACTTGATCTTGCGTGCGGCACCGGCGTGCTGTCGGAATTGATGGCCGAACTCGGCTATGAGGTAACAGCGAGTGATTTATCCGCTGATATGCTCACCGTTGCGCAGAATCGTTTCAAAGAATCGGAGCTGGATATTCCAGTGCTTCAATTGTCTATGGACAATCTTGAAGGCTTAGAGGGTTTTGATGCCGTGACAATCGCGATCGATTCTCTGAATTATTTAGCGACAGAAGCACAAGTCACGAAAACCTTCGACCAAGTCTATGCAGCATTGAAGCCGGGGGATATTTCTTTTTTGATGTCCACTCGGTATTTAAAGTTGATGAGATTTTCATGA
- the lepA gene encoding translation elongation factor 4 yields MDQEQRLARQQKIRNFSIIAHIDHGKSTLADRILERTNALTAREMKSQLLDSMDLERERGITIKLNAVQLNYTAKDGETYIMHLIDTPGHVDFTYEVSRSLAACEGAVLVVDAAQGIEAQTLANVYLALDNDLEILPVINKIDLPAADPERVRQEVEDVIGLDASEAVLASAKAGIGIEEILEQVVEKVPAPQGDPSAPLKAMIFDSLYDPYRGVVAYIRIMEGTVKPGDKIKMMASGKEFDVVEAGVFTPKVTLRDELTVGDVGFLTASIKNVADSRVGDTITLANNPAEEALPGYRRLNPMVYCGMYPIDTSKYNDLRDALEKLELNDAALQFEPESSQALGFGYRCGFLGLLHMEIIQERIEREFNIDLITTAPSVIYHVHMTDGEVLNIDNPAMMPDPQKIEYVEEPYVKATVMVPNDFVGAVMEICQQKRGNFLTMDYLDNSRVSIIYELPLAEIVYDFFDQLKSGTKGYASFDYELIGYKDSKLVKMDILLNAEKVDALSFIVHRDFAYERGKIIVDKLKTLIPRQQFEVPIQAAIGQKIVARQTISAIRKNVLAKCYGGDISRKRKLLDKQKEGKKRMKQVGSVEVPQEAFMAVLKMDDQSK; encoded by the coding sequence ATGGACCAAGAACAGAGATTAGCGAGACAACAGAAAATCCGCAACTTTTCCATCATCGCGCACATCGACCACGGAAAGTCGACGCTGGCCGACCGCATTTTAGAAAGAACGAATGCATTGACAGCACGCGAAATGAAATCCCAATTGCTCGATTCCATGGATTTGGAACGGGAGCGGGGAATCACTATCAAATTGAATGCCGTCCAGCTTAATTATACAGCAAAAGACGGAGAGACATACATTATGCACTTGATCGATACGCCAGGTCACGTCGATTTCACGTACGAAGTGTCACGCAGCCTTGCTGCATGTGAAGGCGCAGTCTTGGTTGTCGATGCGGCGCAGGGAATTGAAGCCCAAACTTTAGCCAATGTCTATTTGGCGCTCGACAATGATCTCGAGATTCTTCCGGTCATCAATAAAATTGATTTGCCAGCAGCAGACCCTGAGCGCGTGCGCCAGGAAGTCGAAGATGTCATCGGCCTTGATGCATCTGAAGCAGTGCTTGCCTCTGCTAAAGCCGGGATTGGCATCGAAGAGATTTTGGAGCAAGTCGTAGAAAAAGTTCCAGCGCCACAAGGAGATCCATCGGCACCACTAAAAGCAATGATTTTTGATTCCTTGTACGACCCATATCGAGGCGTTGTCGCTTATATCCGTATCATGGAAGGTACCGTAAAGCCAGGCGACAAAATAAAGATGATGGCGAGCGGCAAAGAGTTTGACGTTGTCGAAGCAGGAGTATTCACGCCTAAAGTAACATTGCGTGACGAATTGACCGTTGGCGATGTTGGCTTCTTGACCGCTTCCATTAAAAACGTTGCAGATTCCCGCGTTGGAGATACCATCACGCTTGCCAATAATCCGGCAGAAGAAGCGCTGCCTGGTTACCGCCGATTAAATCCGATGGTTTACTGCGGCATGTACCCGATCGATACATCCAAATACAATGATTTGCGCGATGCACTCGAAAAATTGGAACTCAATGATGCAGCTTTGCAATTTGAGCCTGAATCCTCACAAGCGCTTGGTTTTGGCTACCGCTGTGGTTTCCTTGGCCTGTTGCACATGGAGATTATCCAAGAACGCATCGAGCGTGAGTTCAATATTGATTTGATCACCACAGCTCCGAGTGTTATCTATCACGTCCACATGACGGATGGGGAAGTACTGAATATCGATAACCCGGCGATGATGCCGGATCCGCAAAAAATCGAATACGTGGAAGAGCCATACGTCAAAGCGACTGTTATGGTGCCGAATGATTTCGTTGGCGCCGTCATGGAAATCTGTCAGCAAAAACGCGGCAATTTCTTGACCATGGATTACCTCGATAACTCTCGCGTCAGCATTATTTATGAATTGCCGCTCGCTGAGATCGTTTATGATTTCTTTGACCAATTGAAATCGGGCACAAAAGGCTATGCCTCGTTCGATTATGAATTGATTGGTTATAAAGATTCGAAATTAGTGAAGATGGACATTCTGTTAAACGCAGAAAAAGTCGATGCCTTGAGCTTTATCGTTCATAGAGATTTTGCTTACGAACGCGGCAAGATCATTGTCGACAAATTGAAGACTTTGATTCCTCGCCAGCAGTTCGAAGTTCCAATTCAAGCGGCCATTGGCCAAAAGATTGTGGCTCGCCAGACCATTAGCGCCATCCGGAAGAACGTTCTCGCAAAATGTTATGGCGGAGATATCTCCCGGAAACGTAAGCTATTGGACAAGCAGAAAGAAGGGAAAAAGCGGATGAAGCAAGTCGGCTCCGTAGAAGTCCCGCAAGAAGCATTTATGGCTGTTCTCAAAATGGATGACCAATCCAAATAA
- the holA gene encoding DNA polymerase III subunit delta: protein MITSIWKSIRADKIDPVYLIVGSESYFITKTIELLKAQMAEAEETDVSNFDLDEVPVAHVLEEADTIPFFSDRKLIIARNASFLKAAERGKEKINHDLKSLEAWLENPPTTSVTVFVAPYEKLDERKKIVKLMKKNVVLIEAKSLQPHELESWIAHEAKSHGKLLERQSAQKLIEMAGTNLTLLASEIEKMSLYLGSEQEEITETLIEDMTARTLEQDAFKMLQAYLDGDVETALSVYYDLLRQKEEPVALAALLSSQIRFMVHVYYLQKKGYHAQQISKQLKAHPYRVKLLVERRRQISETRLLQVLGDLADIDLQLKTVSGNRERVLEFFLMKRAGHAKQSS from the coding sequence ATGATTACATCAATTTGGAAGTCAATCCGCGCGGATAAAATCGATCCAGTTTACTTAATTGTCGGATCTGAGAGCTATTTCATCACCAAGACAATCGAATTGCTGAAAGCGCAAATGGCAGAGGCAGAGGAAACGGATGTCTCTAATTTCGATTTGGATGAAGTGCCGGTCGCTCATGTGCTGGAAGAAGCGGATACAATTCCATTTTTCAGTGACCGTAAGCTGATCATCGCGCGCAATGCTTCGTTTCTAAAAGCGGCGGAACGCGGAAAAGAAAAAATCAACCATGACCTCAAATCTTTGGAAGCGTGGCTTGAGAATCCTCCAACTACGAGTGTGACGGTTTTTGTTGCACCATATGAGAAATTGGACGAGCGCAAAAAAATCGTCAAGTTAATGAAGAAAAATGTTGTGCTGATTGAAGCGAAATCGTTGCAGCCTCATGAACTAGAAAGCTGGATTGCGCATGAAGCAAAATCTCACGGCAAACTGCTTGAGCGGCAAAGTGCCCAAAAACTTATCGAAATGGCAGGCACCAATTTGACTTTGCTCGCTTCGGAAATTGAGAAGATGTCCTTATACCTCGGCTCGGAACAAGAAGAAATTACCGAAACGCTGATCGAAGATATGACAGCACGTACCTTGGAACAAGATGCTTTTAAGATGCTGCAGGCGTATCTCGATGGAGATGTCGAAACGGCGCTCAGCGTCTATTATGACCTGCTGCGCCAAAAAGAAGAGCCGGTCGCGCTGGCTGCTTTGCTTTCGTCACAAATCCGTTTTATGGTACATGTCTATTATTTGCAAAAAAAAGGCTATCACGCACAACAAATCTCCAAGCAACTGAAAGCACACCCTTATCGCGTTAAGCTATTGGTGGAAAGGCGTCGGCAGATATCCGAAACACGCTTGCTTCAAGTGCTTGGCGATTTAGCAGACATCGATCTGCAATTAAAAACCGTTTCAGGCAATCGGGAGCGGGTGCTTGAATTTTTCCTAATGAAACGCGCTGGGCATGCCAAACAGTCGTCTTGA
- a CDS encoding helix-hairpin-helix domain-containing protein: MIDVKGAVKNAGLYELPSGSRINDAIQAAGGFLPEADSRSINLAVIVLDESAVYVPTQGEEILAPVTATAGGSAESGLINVNSADEEELTELPGIGPAKAAAIVAHRTENGPFEAIEQLMDVTGIGEKSFEQLKELVSIK; encoded by the coding sequence ATGATCGATGTAAAAGGAGCTGTCAAAAATGCCGGCCTGTATGAGTTGCCTTCCGGTTCACGTATTAATGATGCCATCCAAGCTGCCGGCGGCTTTTTGCCGGAAGCGGACAGCCGCTCGATCAATCTGGCGGTCATCGTGCTGGATGAATCAGCCGTCTATGTACCGACGCAGGGCGAAGAAATCCTGGCGCCGGTTACAGCAACAGCAGGCGGAAGCGCTGAGTCAGGACTTATCAACGTGAATTCGGCCGATGAAGAGGAATTGACCGAGCTTCCGGGAATCGGTCCGGCCAAGGCGGCGGCGATTGTCGCACACCGGACGGAAAATGGTCCTTTTGAAGCAATAGAGCAATTGATGGACGTGACAGGAATCGGTGAAAAAAGTTTTGAACAATTGAAAGAGCTGGTCAGCATCAAATGA
- the hemW gene encoding radical SAM family heme chaperone HemW, protein MVKGMYIHIPFCHQICFYCDFNKVFFKDQPVDAYIESIGKELALWKKEGALDHPLETVFLGGGTPTALTPEQLERLLELIHQYVPMMKNVEWSSEANPDELTREKMEVLYKGGVNRLSMGVQTFDQDLLKRLGRTHANDDVLRAVETAREVGFSNISFDLMYGLPGQTMAQWDETLERAFAFGMPHFSAYSLIIEPKTVFYNLMVKGKLNTVTEDLEGDMYERLMDEMKKHGLHQYEISNFAKPGHESRHNLLYWDNEEYIGVGAGAHGYVNGIRYSNHGPLKKYMEPLEAGERPVLDATTVTVKAQMEEEMFLGLRKTAGVELARFEEKFGAALEQVYGEILQNEQAKGNLVVEQGRVKLTHKGRFVGNEVFEQFLLS, encoded by the coding sequence ATGGTAAAAGGCATGTATATCCATATCCCATTCTGCCACCAGATTTGTTTTTACTGCGATTTCAATAAAGTATTTTTCAAAGACCAGCCGGTGGACGCTTATATCGAATCAATCGGCAAGGAATTGGCGCTGTGGAAGAAAGAAGGCGCACTGGACCATCCACTTGAGACGGTTTTTCTCGGCGGAGGGACACCAACTGCCTTGACGCCTGAGCAGCTAGAGCGCTTGCTTGAGTTGATCCATCAGTATGTTCCGATGATGAAAAATGTGGAATGGAGTTCAGAAGCGAATCCTGATGAACTGACGCGCGAAAAAATGGAAGTGCTCTATAAAGGTGGCGTCAACCGCCTCAGCATGGGCGTCCAGACCTTCGACCAGGATTTATTGAAACGCCTTGGCCGCACCCATGCCAATGATGATGTGCTGCGCGCGGTTGAAACTGCACGAGAAGTCGGATTCTCGAATATCAGCTTCGATTTGATGTATGGATTGCCAGGTCAAACGATGGCGCAATGGGACGAAACGCTTGAACGCGCATTTGCATTTGGCATGCCCCATTTTTCTGCCTATTCCTTGATCATTGAACCGAAAACGGTGTTTTATAATCTGATGGTTAAAGGCAAGCTCAACACGGTGACGGAAGATTTAGAGGGCGATATGTACGAGCGCCTCATGGACGAAATGAAAAAGCATGGCTTGCATCAATACGAGATTTCTAATTTTGCCAAGCCTGGCCATGAATCCCGCCATAATCTATTGTATTGGGATAATGAAGAATACATCGGCGTCGGCGCCGGTGCGCATGGCTATGTGAATGGTATCCGCTATTCCAATCACGGCCCGCTGAAAAAATACATGGAGCCGCTAGAAGCCGGAGAACGCCCTGTGCTCGATGCGACGACAGTGACTGTTAAAGCACAAATGGAAGAAGAAATGTTCCTAGGGCTGCGCAAGACGGCAGGAGTAGAGCTCGCCCGATTTGAAGAAAAGTTTGGCGCTGCGTTAGAGCAAGTGTACGGAGAGATTTTGCAAAATGAACAAGCGAAAGGCAATTTGGTAGTCGAACAAGGCCGAGTCAAGTTGACTCACAAAGGTCGATTTGTTGGTAATGAAGTTTTTGAGCAATTTTTGCTTTCATAG